The following coding sequences are from one Dromaius novaehollandiae isolate bDroNov1 chromosome 22, bDroNov1.hap1, whole genome shotgun sequence window:
- the LRRC3C gene encoding leucine-rich repeat-containing protein 3C: MWLLLPSFLLAASCLRPAAAFPKGCYPAEEEGLKTFRCSNARLTEVPKDIPNDTNKLYLDSNRIPFLPRDAFRDLPLLLELDLSHNAIAGVESGAFRGLADHLRSLDLSSNKLVSVSKDAFNHLKAKVNLSNNPWLCDCRLQELIRAVDLAAGSSAGIVCAAAVQEEHVGKAFLQVIADTDFCNAYRKTTDIAMLVTMFGWFAMVISYLVYYVRQNQEDARRHLEYLKSLPSKQRRSEESSTISTVV; encoded by the coding sequence atgtggctgctgctgccgagCTTCCTGCTCGCAGCCTCCTGCCTCCGCCCGGCGGCCGCCTTCCCCAAGGGCTGCTACCCCGCGGAAGAGGAGGGCTTGAAGACCTTCCGGTGCAGCAACGCCCGGCTGACCGAGGTCCCCAAGGACATTCCCAATGACACCAACAAGCTCTACCTGGACTCCAACCGCATCCCCTTCCTGCCCCGCGACGCCTTCCGGGACCTGCCGCTCCTGCTGGAGCTGGACCTGTCCCACAACGCCATCGCCGGCGTCGAGAGCGGGGCTTTCCGGGGCCTGGCGGATCACCTGCGCTCTCTGGACCTGTCTTCCAACAAGCTGGTGTCGGTCAGCAAGGATGCCTTTAACCACCTGAAGGCCAAGGTCAACCTCTCCAACAACCCCTGGCTGTGCGACTGCCGGCTGCAGGAGCTGATCCGGGCGGTGGACCTGGCCGCCGGCTCGTCGGCCGGCATCGTGTGCGCCGCCGCCGTGCAGGAGGAGCACGTGGGCAAGGCCTTCCTGCAGGTCATCGCCGACACGGACTTCTGCAACGCCTACAGAAAGACCACGGACATCGCGATGCTGGTCACCATGTTCGGCTGGTTCGCCATGGTGATCTCCTACCTGGTCTACTACGTGCGGCAGAACCAGGAGGACGCCCGGCGGCACCTGGAGTATCTCAAGTCCTTGCCCAGCAAGCAGCGGAGGTCGGAGGAGTCGTCCACCATCAGCACGGTGGTGTGA
- the ORMDL3 gene encoding ORM1-like protein 3: protein MNVGTAHSEVNPNTRVMNSRGIWLSYVLGIGLLHVVLLSIPFFSVPVVWTLTNIIHNMSMYIFLHTVKGTPFETPDQGKARLLTHWEQMDYGVQFTASRKFLTIMPIVLYFLTSFYTKYDRIHFIINTISLMSVLIPKLPQFHGVRIFGINKY, encoded by the exons ATGAACGTGGGAACAGCGCACAGTGAGGTAAACCCCAACACCCGTGTCATGAACAGCCGGGGCATCTGGTTGTCCTACGTCCTGGGAATTGGACTGCTGCACGTCGTACTCCTGAGCATCCCCTTCTTCAGCGTTCCTGTGGTTTGGACTCTTACGAACATCATTCACAACATG AGCATGTACATCTTCCTGCACACGGTGAAAGGGACGCCCTTCGAGACGCCCGACCAGGGGAAGGCGCGGCTGCTCACGCACTGGGAGCAGATGGACTACGGCGTGCAGTTCACAGCGTCGCGCAAGTTCCTGACCATCATGCCCATCGTACT GTATTTTCTAACCAGCTTTTACACAAAGTATGACCGGATACACTTCATAATCAACACCATCTCCCTTATGAGTGTCCTGATCCCCAAACTGCCCCAGTTTCATGGAGTCCGGATCTTTGGGATCAACAAGTACTGA